A part of Pseudoalteromonas arctica A 37-1-2 genomic DNA contains:
- a CDS encoding YdbL family protein produces MNTKKKLNIITLVSAVCMSFSAWAISLDDAKNQGLVGEDSSGYLGLVVQNAEAKAVVDDINAKRKAQYLKLAKKNNLSLSQVEALAAAKTIEKTQSGHYVEVNGNWVKK; encoded by the coding sequence ATGAATACGAAGAAAAAATTAAATATTATTACGTTAGTTAGTGCAGTATGTATGTCGTTCTCTGCGTGGGCTATTAGTCTTGATGACGCTAAAAACCAAGGTTTAGTAGGTGAAGATAGCTCTGGTTATTTAGGACTTGTTGTACAAAACGCAGAGGCAAAAGCCGTTGTTGATGACATAAATGCAAAGCGTAAAGCGCAGTACTTAAAGCTCGCTAAAAAGAATAACTTGTCACTTTCACAAGTAGAAGCACTTGCTGCTGCTAAAACAATTGAAAAAACCCAAAGTGGTCATTACGTCGAAGTAAATGGCAACTGGGTTAAAAAATAA
- a CDS encoding DUF1415 domain-containing protein, which yields MTNIAISQTREWVSSVIVKYNFCPFARKEVENNCIHYIVSPAASMDDAVMDMLEQCVELDREPKRETTLIMFDNGFSDFEDFLDLVDLANALLVAQGFEGKYQIANFHPDYVFADSDETDAANYTNRAPFPTLHLIREASMSEALDSYNEPESIPEHNINLARRKGIDFWQQLLEGCKKPSA from the coding sequence GTGACCAACATAGCTATAAGCCAAACCCGCGAATGGGTGTCATCTGTTATTGTTAAATATAACTTTTGCCCGTTTGCACGCAAAGAAGTAGAAAATAACTGTATTCATTACATCGTAAGTCCAGCAGCAAGTATGGATGATGCTGTAATGGATATGCTTGAGCAATGTGTTGAGCTTGACCGTGAACCAAAGCGCGAAACAACCCTTATCATGTTTGACAACGGCTTTAGTGACTTTGAAGACTTTTTAGACTTGGTCGATTTAGCTAATGCACTTTTAGTCGCGCAAGGCTTTGAAGGGAAGTATCAAATTGCTAATTTTCATCCTGACTACGTATTTGCCGACAGTGATGAAACTGATGCTGCAAACTACACAAATAGAGCGCCTTTTCCTACTCTGCATTTAATTCGCGAAGCAAGCATGAGCGAAGCACTTGATAGTTATAACGAGCCTGAATCTATTCCTGAGCATAATATAAACCTAGCAAGACGTAAGGGGATTGATTTTTGGCAGCAGTTGCTTGAAGGCTGTAAAAAACCGAGCGCTTAA
- a CDS encoding SIS domain-containing protein yields MSIIDSVATSYVETLNRHQALFETMEAYHQESMQLLEACHSALQAGGKIVWFGNGGSAADAQHLAAEFVVRYKLERGPLASMALTTDTSILTAHSNDYHFDTVFERQVQALCKPEDLVIGLTTSGTSNNINLALEAANKLGAFTVALTGRDGGKVKDIAKLPIIIKNDETARIQEAHMFIGHWLCEAMDMVVAEQQ; encoded by the coding sequence ATGTCAATTATCGATTCAGTGGCAACTAGCTACGTTGAAACATTAAACCGTCATCAAGCATTATTTGAAACGATGGAAGCTTATCATCAAGAATCTATGCAACTGTTAGAAGCATGCCACAGTGCATTACAAGCTGGTGGCAAGATTGTTTGGTTTGGTAACGGCGGTAGTGCAGCCGATGCGCAGCATTTAGCAGCAGAATTTGTAGTGCGTTACAAATTAGAACGTGGTCCGCTTGCCTCTATGGCATTGACTACAGATACATCAATTTTAACAGCACACAGCAACGATTATCACTTTGATACGGTGTTTGAACGCCAAGTTCAAGCGCTATGTAAGCCAGAAGATTTAGTGATTGGTTTAACCACATCAGGTACTAGTAATAATATTAATTTAGCATTAGAAGCTGCAAATAAACTAGGCGCTTTTACAGTGGCATTAACTGGACGTGATGGCGGTAAAGTAAAAGATATTGCTAAGTTACCTATCATTATAAAAAATGACGAAACAGCACGTATTCAAGAAGCTCACATGTTTATAGGTCACTGGTTATGTGAAGCCATGGATATGGTTGTTGCGGAGCAGCAGTAA
- the waaA gene encoding lipid IV(A) 3-deoxy-D-manno-octulosonic acid transferase codes for MARIFYSLALIFISPLIVFYLYILRGKKNQGYRTHFKERFGFVSKSLFTVKTKPLVFHCASVGEVLAATPLIKALQKAHPNLNILITCNTPTGREQILNQFKNTVACSYLPIDFPFATARFLKRIKPQALCILETELWPNLMAISHKKNIPVLVINARLSEKSQQGYQKVAKLTHIIMRSITVLASHNKADAERFIELGLETSKSHVTGSIKFDITPSDEQLAEVLNLKQLYSINKNSSNEHINDERFVWAAGSTHPVEHELVLAAHQQLLKKQPNALLIIAPRHPEQFDKVAELLTQSPLSFSRRSQNNYNNEQVLLADTLGELQCLYGAANVSFIGGSLIRRGGHNPLESAAFSVGVITGPHTYNFDHVYPELIKLKGAVVVDSNNELAKQLITFSQNTKACQTLGIKAAQCVAKNQGAIQKTLTIINQYLEPKP; via the coding sequence ATGGCACGCATTTTTTACTCTCTAGCATTAATTTTTATTAGCCCACTGATTGTATTTTATCTCTATATTTTACGAGGTAAAAAAAACCAAGGCTATCGTACACACTTTAAAGAGCGCTTTGGGTTTGTCAGTAAGTCTTTATTTACGGTTAAAACCAAACCTTTAGTTTTTCATTGTGCTTCTGTTGGTGAGGTACTAGCCGCAACGCCACTTATTAAAGCTCTTCAAAAAGCGCATCCAAATTTAAATATACTTATAACCTGTAATACTCCAACAGGCAGAGAGCAAATACTTAACCAGTTTAAAAATACTGTGGCGTGTAGCTACTTACCAATCGATTTTCCGTTTGCGACAGCCCGATTTTTAAAGCGTATAAAGCCACAAGCATTATGTATTTTAGAAACAGAGCTATGGCCAAATTTAATGGCGATAAGTCACAAAAAAAATATACCGGTACTTGTTATCAATGCAAGACTCTCTGAAAAGTCGCAGCAAGGCTATCAAAAGGTCGCTAAATTAACACATATTATTATGCGCTCAATTACAGTACTTGCGAGTCATAACAAGGCAGATGCGGAGCGTTTTATAGAGCTTGGTCTCGAAACTTCAAAAAGCCATGTAACAGGCTCTATAAAATTTGATATAACACCAAGTGACGAGCAATTAGCTGAAGTACTCAACCTTAAACAGCTTTACAGTATTAATAAAAATAGTAGTAATGAACACATCAATGACGAACGCTTTGTATGGGCAGCAGGCTCAACACATCCTGTAGAACATGAATTAGTATTGGCAGCTCACCAACAGTTACTAAAAAAGCAACCTAATGCATTACTTATAATTGCCCCGCGCCATCCAGAGCAATTTGATAAAGTAGCTGAGCTTTTAACACAAAGCCCACTTAGTTTTAGCCGTCGTAGCCAAAATAACTACAACAATGAACAAGTACTCCTTGCTGATACGCTTGGTGAATTACAGTGTTTATATGGCGCTGCAAATGTTAGCTTTATTGGTGGCAGCTTAATTCGCAGAGGTGGGCATAACCCACTGGAATCAGCAGCGTTTTCGGTAGGTGTAATAACAGGTCCACACACATACAATTTTGATCATGTTTATCCCGAGCTAATAAAGCTTAAAGGCGCTGTAGTGGTTGATAGCAACAACGAACTAGCAAAGCAGCTCATAACGTTTAGCCAAAACACAAAAGCGTGCCAAACCTTAGGTATTAAAGCTGCGCAATGCGTAGCTAAAAACCAAGGTGCAATACAAAAAACACTTACCATTATTAATCAATATTTAGAGCCAAAACCGTGA
- a CDS encoding YnbE family lipoprotein, translated as MRQSLLIKVLLALGAISALSACTHRVEVSAKEPITINLNVKVDHEIRVKVDKELDSLFSDDSELF; from the coding sequence ATGAGACAGTCGTTATTGATAAAAGTACTGCTCGCGCTAGGTGCTATTAGTGCACTAAGTGCCTGTACACACCGTGTTGAGGTGTCTGCTAAAGAGCCTATTACTATTAATTTAAATGTGAAGGTCGATCACGAAATTCGCGTAAAAGTAGATAAAGAACTCGACAGTTTGTTTAGTGACGACAGTGAGTTATTTTAA
- the purL gene encoding phosphoribosylformylglycinamidine synthase, protein MLILRGAPALSEFRVNKILARCQQSQLPVTNVYAEYAHFADLTSPLSSSEQTKLEKLLTYGPTIAEHTPAGKLVLVTPRPGTISPWASKATDIAHNCGLKQVHRVERGIAYYVEGDLNAEQLAQVIALLHDRMTEATHSELEDAAQLFRSDAPRQMSSVDILGGGREALAIANVEQGFALADDEIDYLVENFIKLGRNPNDIELFMFAQANSEHCRHKIFNADWTIDGKEQPKSLFKMIKNTFELNPENVLSAYKDNAAVMKGSKAGRFFPNAQGEYAYHQEDIEILMKVETHNHPTAIAPFSGAATGSGGEIRDEGATGRGSKPKAGLVGFTVSNLRIPGYEQPWESDFGKPSRIVNALDIMTEGPLGGAAFNNEFGRPNLLGYFRTYEEKVTSHNGEEVRGYHKPIMLAGGLGNIRSDHVQKGDIPVGAKLIALGGPAMNIGLGGGAASSMASGQSNEDLDFASVQRENPEMERRCQEVIDKCWQLGDENPIAFIHDVGAGGLSNAFPELVNDGGRGGKFQLRSIPNDEPGMAPHEIWCNESQERYVLAVGVEDFDRFEAICKRERAQYAVIGEATAEPHLTVSDSHFENNPVDLPLDVLLGKAPKMHRDVTSKQVVGKALDTTLINAADAAQRLMRLPAIAEKTFLITIGDRSVTGLVARDQMVGPWQVPVANCAVTAATYDTYHGEAMSLGERTPAALLNYGASARLAVAESLTNIACANIGSLENIKLSANWMAAAGHPGEDAGLYEAVKAVGEELCPALGLTIPVGKDSMSMKTTWKDEGDSQEKSVTSPLSLVITAFGRVDDVRKTVTPQLRTDKGDTSLILVDLGAGKNRMGASSLAQVYKQLGDVTPDVDNPELLKGFYNAMQALVADSKLLAYHDRSDGGLFTTVAEMAFTGHTGVTVDLAGLTGSDIEALYNEELGAVIQVANADLDAVNAVFEQHGIAAISHNIGTLNSDDTIIFNRGENTVLNHTRTELRTIWAETTYQMQARRDNPECAKQEFDAKFDAKDPGLNVKLNFDLNEDIAAPYIATGAKPQMAILREQGVNSHLEMAAAFNRAGFAAVDVHMSDILEGRLTLEQFKGLVACGGFSYGDVLGAGEGWAKSILFNDMARDQFQNFFHREDTFSLGVCNGCQMLSTLKELIPGTEHWPRFVTNKSERFEARFSLVEIQENPSVFFNGMAGSRMPIAVSHGEGHAEFANDAATKAALNSGTVAVKFVDNYGNPTTQYPANPNGSPEGITGITSTDGRATVMMPHPERVFRSVANSWHPDEWVEDSPWMRMFRNARKNVG, encoded by the coding sequence ATGTTGATCCTTCGTGGTGCACCAGCACTGTCAGAGTTCAGAGTTAATAAAATTTTAGCGCGTTGCCAACAATCGCAACTTCCAGTCACTAACGTATACGCCGAGTATGCTCACTTTGCCGATTTAACATCGCCGTTGAGTAGCTCCGAGCAAACCAAGCTTGAAAAACTATTAACTTACGGTCCAACTATTGCTGAGCATACCCCAGCTGGCAAACTTGTACTTGTTACACCTCGCCCAGGTACCATTTCACCTTGGGCATCTAAAGCAACCGATATTGCCCATAACTGTGGTTTAAAACAGGTTCACCGTGTTGAACGCGGTATTGCTTATTATGTTGAAGGTGACTTAAACGCAGAACAACTTGCACAAGTAATTGCGTTATTACACGACCGTATGACCGAAGCCACGCATAGTGAGCTTGAAGATGCTGCACAACTGTTTCGCAGTGATGCACCGCGCCAAATGTCGTCTGTTGATATTTTAGGTGGCGGACGCGAAGCATTAGCAATAGCCAATGTTGAGCAAGGTTTTGCCCTTGCTGATGACGAAATAGATTACTTGGTAGAAAACTTTATAAAGTTAGGACGTAACCCTAACGACATCGAATTGTTTATGTTTGCACAAGCAAACTCAGAGCATTGTCGCCATAAAATATTTAATGCTGACTGGACAATCGATGGAAAAGAGCAGCCAAAATCGCTGTTTAAAATGATTAAAAATACGTTTGAGTTAAATCCTGAAAATGTATTGTCGGCGTATAAAGATAACGCGGCAGTAATGAAAGGCTCAAAAGCGGGTCGCTTCTTCCCAAATGCGCAAGGTGAATATGCGTATCATCAAGAAGACATTGAAATACTAATGAAAGTTGAAACGCATAACCACCCAACAGCTATTGCCCCATTCTCAGGTGCGGCTACAGGCTCTGGTGGTGAGATTCGCGATGAAGGCGCAACTGGTCGTGGCTCTAAGCCAAAAGCAGGTTTAGTTGGCTTTACTGTATCAAACTTACGTATTCCAGGTTACGAGCAACCATGGGAAAGCGATTTTGGTAAGCCGAGTCGTATTGTTAACGCGCTTGATATAATGACAGAGGGACCACTAGGTGGCGCTGCATTTAATAATGAGTTTGGTCGTCCTAACTTATTAGGCTACTTCCGTACTTACGAAGAAAAAGTAACAAGCCATAATGGCGAAGAAGTACGTGGTTACCATAAACCAATTATGCTTGCCGGTGGTTTAGGTAATATTCGCTCTGATCATGTTCAAAAAGGCGATATTCCTGTTGGCGCTAAATTAATTGCGCTAGGTGGACCTGCAATGAACATTGGTTTAGGCGGTGGTGCTGCATCAAGCATGGCTTCAGGTCAATCAAACGAAGATTTAGATTTTGCTTCAGTACAACGCGAAAACCCAGAAATGGAACGTCGTTGCCAAGAAGTTATCGATAAATGCTGGCAGCTAGGTGACGAAAACCCAATTGCATTCATCCACGATGTAGGTGCTGGCGGTTTATCAAATGCGTTCCCTGAGCTTGTTAATGATGGCGGACGTGGTGGTAAGTTCCAATTACGTAGCATTCCTAACGATGAGCCAGGCATGGCACCACACGAAATTTGGTGTAATGAATCACAAGAGCGTTATGTACTCGCTGTTGGCGTAGAGGACTTTGACCGCTTTGAAGCAATTTGTAAGCGTGAACGTGCCCAGTACGCTGTTATTGGTGAAGCAACCGCTGAACCTCACTTAACAGTGTCAGACAGCCACTTTGAAAATAACCCTGTTGATTTACCGCTGGACGTATTATTAGGTAAAGCACCTAAAATGCACCGCGATGTAACGTCAAAGCAAGTTGTTGGTAAAGCGCTTGATACTACATTAATAAATGCAGCAGATGCAGCGCAGCGCTTAATGCGTTTACCTGCCATTGCAGAAAAAACATTCCTAATAACAATCGGCGATCGCTCAGTTACGGGTTTAGTAGCGCGCGATCAAATGGTCGGTCCTTGGCAAGTGCCTGTTGCTAACTGTGCAGTAACTGCGGCAACGTATGATACTTACCACGGTGAAGCTATGTCACTCGGTGAGCGTACTCCTGCAGCATTACTTAATTACGGTGCATCTGCTCGTTTAGCTGTAGCTGAGTCGTTAACTAATATTGCCTGTGCAAACATCGGTAGCCTTGAAAACATTAAGTTATCGGCAAACTGGATGGCAGCAGCGGGTCACCCAGGTGAAGATGCTGGTTTATATGAAGCTGTTAAAGCCGTAGGCGAAGAGCTTTGCCCTGCGCTTGGTTTAACTATTCCAGTGGGTAAAGATTCTATGTCGATGAAAACGACATGGAAAGATGAAGGTGACTCACAAGAGAAATCAGTAACATCGCCGCTTTCACTGGTTATAACTGCATTTGGTCGTGTTGACGACGTACGCAAAACAGTAACGCCACAACTGCGCACAGATAAAGGCGATACATCGCTTATATTAGTTGATTTAGGTGCGGGTAAAAACCGCATGGGCGCATCAAGCCTTGCACAAGTTTATAAGCAATTGGGTGATGTAACACCTGATGTTGATAACCCAGAGTTATTAAAAGGCTTTTATAACGCAATGCAAGCGCTTGTGGCTGATAGTAAGTTACTTGCTTATCATGACCGCTCAGACGGTGGTTTATTTACCACGGTTGCTGAAATGGCGTTTACAGGTCATACCGGTGTAACGGTTGATTTAGCTGGTTTAACAGGCTCTGACATTGAAGCGCTTTATAACGAAGAGCTAGGTGCGGTAATTCAAGTTGCAAATGCTGATTTAGATGCAGTAAATGCGGTGTTTGAACAACATGGTATAGCAGCAATTAGCCACAACATTGGCACGCTTAACAGTGACGATACAATTATATTTAACCGTGGCGAAAATACGGTACTTAATCATACGCGTACTGAGCTTCGTACTATTTGGGCTGAAACAACGTATCAAATGCAAGCACGCCGTGATAACCCTGAGTGTGCTAAGCAGGAGTTTGATGCTAAATTTGATGCAAAAGATCCAGGCTTAAACGTAAAACTAAACTTTGATTTAAACGAAGATATAGCTGCACCATACATTGCAACCGGCGCTAAACCGCAAATGGCTATTTTACGTGAGCAGGGTGTTAACTCTCATTTAGAAATGGCGGCAGCGTTTAATCGCGCAGGTTTTGCAGCCGTTGATGTACACATGAGCGATATTTTAGAAGGTCGTTTAACACTAGAGCAATTTAAAGGTTTAGTGGCTTGTGGTGGTTTCTCATACGGTGACGTACTTGGTGCGGGTGAAGGTTGGGCTAAGTCTATTTTGTTTAACGACATGGCACGCGATCAGTTCCAAAACTTCTTCCACCGTGAAGATACCTTTAGCTTAGGTGTATGTAACGGTTGCCAAATGTTATCAACGTTAAAAGAGTTGATCCCTGGTACTGAACATTGGCCGCGCTTTGTAACTAATAAATCAGAGCGTTTTGAAGCACGCTTTAGTTTAGTTGAAATACAAGAGAATCCGTCTGTGTTCTTTAACGGAATGGCTGGATCGCGTATGCCTATAGCGGTTTCTCATGGTGAAGGTCATGCTGAGTTTGCAAACGATGCAGCCACTAAAGCGGCGCTTAATAGCGGCACTGTAGCGGTTAAGTTTGTAGATAACTACGGTAACCCTACAACGCAGTACCCAGCTAACCCTAATGGTTCTCCAGAAGGTATTACAGGTATTACGTCAACTGATGGTCGCGCCACTGTAATGATGCCGCATCCAGAACGTGTATTCAGAAGCGTTGCCAACTCTTGGCATCCTGATGAGTGGGTCGAGGATAGCCCGTGGATGCGTATGTTCCGTAACGCACGTAAAAACGTAGGTTAA
- a CDS encoding YdbH domain-containing protein, with protein sequence MFKRIGLIVGAVLLSTLLLGYVFRLPLLQWVIAPELKKAGITLSCLDFSITSELNIHADRVCLNYQNQQLQLTGITANTKRVDIENAVLTVNSLPKSDNANQGAKNLDLALPLNRPLISIKQLVVKSDELNKPLKISILEPTLNQFNVTGDINASAILTANKISGQFLINDTLLKQVINTKNTLIADANFNTQQAFSFDGIEVELNGDISSQFAYTYEFSHANQQCQVNVLTTGKLTTRFNLNSQVLMFNTDLLNNKINLTPSCAGLIPPSEYAGFVSKQVPLNWQLKFPQSIRLEGSELSAPVINLVSVGDKLFDFLITDTTLNITSPLEDLQTNLSAQINTPDINNINVNAQLSGAAIVGDYAVMLESLPEFVPATANGLSLSGHFNISEFIDLKPIGLINAKLTLNSVDAFDISAVQYQGDLTAKMDKQLNAEVALTQQLKSAEYKEFTVSGISNTLTANANLGVGELFADLTAKTNIKTVNSPDIKLNNIKVESTGLQSRALKATHHAFINDVELVVNHHMSSQAHPFEVIIPEQSTLLLNALIRQFEPLAQLTEGEFNGYISGDINLQNALFNMGISHTSALYNDYLASDLNSVFSGEYNSGKLNVKPTTFNLNEFRAGAVVKAIKGQWQVSSNTALINDVKGSVFGGEFSLDTYTIGKPNQVANVKFENIDASKLVTLDDKSGIVLTGRLAGSLPVHFDSGKIEIIDGSLFSQGTGNLKITNNAAFDSVMQQQQELQPVLGLLTNLDIQKLNSSVALKNDGWLKLGVNLQGYNKQEQQQVNFNYNHEENVFTLLRALRLSDEITQKVEQQYSQKGN encoded by the coding sequence ATGTTTAAGCGAATTGGTTTAATTGTTGGAGCTGTATTACTAAGTACCTTGCTGCTTGGTTATGTATTTCGTTTACCTTTATTACAGTGGGTTATAGCGCCTGAGCTTAAAAAAGCAGGCATTACGTTAAGTTGTCTCGATTTTTCAATTACGTCTGAACTAAATATTCATGCTGATAGAGTGTGTTTAAATTATCAAAATCAACAATTACAACTTACTGGTATTACTGCAAATACAAAGCGTGTAGATATTGAAAATGCAGTGCTAACAGTTAATTCACTCCCTAAAAGTGATAATGCTAATCAAGGTGCTAAAAATCTCGATTTAGCGCTTCCCTTAAATCGCCCATTAATCAGCATTAAACAGCTTGTAGTAAAAAGTGACGAGCTCAATAAGCCACTTAAAATAAGTATATTAGAACCCACACTAAATCAATTTAATGTCACGGGTGATATAAACGCGAGCGCAATTTTGACTGCTAATAAAATAAGTGGTCAGTTTTTAATTAATGACACACTTTTAAAGCAGGTTATAAACACTAAAAATACATTAATTGCAGATGCTAACTTTAATACTCAGCAAGCATTTAGCTTTGACGGTATAGAGGTTGAGTTAAATGGCGATATTAGCTCCCAGTTTGCTTACACGTATGAGTTTTCTCATGCAAATCAGCAGTGCCAGGTTAACGTATTAACCACTGGTAAATTGACGACGCGTTTTAATTTAAATAGCCAAGTGCTAATGTTTAATACCGATTTGCTTAATAACAAAATTAATCTAACACCAAGCTGTGCTGGGTTAATTCCACCAAGTGAATACGCAGGCTTTGTTAGCAAACAAGTTCCTTTAAATTGGCAACTTAAATTCCCTCAATCAATTCGCTTAGAGGGTAGTGAGCTCAGTGCACCTGTAATTAATTTGGTAAGCGTGGGCGATAAGCTATTTGATTTTTTAATAACAGATACAACACTAAATATTACATCTCCGCTTGAAGACTTACAGACAAATTTATCAGCTCAAATAAATACACCCGATATAAATAATATTAACGTTAATGCTCAGTTATCTGGCGCTGCAATTGTAGGCGATTACGCCGTTATGCTTGAAAGTTTGCCTGAGTTTGTCCCTGCAACAGCGAATGGGCTTAGCCTTAGTGGTCACTTTAATATAAGTGAGTTTATAGACTTAAAACCAATTGGGCTTATAAATGCTAAATTAACACTTAATAGTGTAGATGCGTTTGATATAAGTGCAGTGCAATATCAAGGTGATTTAACTGCAAAAATGGATAAACAGTTAAACGCAGAGGTAGCGTTAACGCAGCAATTAAAAAGCGCAGAATATAAAGAGTTTACAGTCTCGGGTATAAGTAACACATTAACAGCAAATGCTAATTTAGGCGTAGGTGAGTTATTTGCTGATCTAACAGCAAAAACAAATATAAAGACTGTTAATAGCCCCGACATAAAACTTAATAATATAAAAGTAGAGTCTACGGGCTTGCAAAGCCGTGCACTAAAAGCCACGCATCACGCATTTATAAACGATGTTGAGTTAGTTGTAAATCATCATATGTCGTCGCAAGCTCATCCGTTTGAAGTCATTATTCCTGAACAAAGTACGCTGCTGTTAAATGCGCTTATTAGGCAATTTGAGCCACTTGCACAACTAACAGAGGGCGAATTTAATGGCTATATTAGTGGCGATATAAACTTACAAAATGCACTGTTCAATATGGGGATTAGTCATACAAGTGCACTGTATAACGATTACCTTGCGAGTGATTTAAACAGTGTATTTAGCGGGGAATATAATTCAGGTAAGCTTAATGTAAAACCAACTACCTTTAATTTAAATGAGTTTAGAGCGGGTGCCGTAGTTAAAGCGATTAAAGGGCAATGGCAAGTGAGTAGTAATACCGCGCTTATAAATGATGTAAAAGGAAGTGTGTTTGGTGGCGAATTTTCGTTAGATACCTACACAATAGGGAAGCCAAACCAAGTTGCCAATGTTAAGTTTGAAAATATTGATGCAAGTAAACTCGTTACACTCGACGATAAGTCGGGCATTGTATTAACGGGACGCTTGGCGGGGTCTTTACCTGTCCATTTTGATAGTGGAAAAATTGAAATAATTGACGGTAGTTTATTTAGCCAAGGAACAGGTAATTTAAAAATCACCAATAATGCCGCGTTTGATTCAGTAATGCAGCAACAGCAAGAGTTGCAACCTGTATTAGGGCTATTAACTAATTTAGATATTCAAAAACTTAATAGCAGTGTGGCATTAAAAAACGATGGCTGGTTAAAGCTTGGGGTTAATTTACAAGGCTATAATAAACAAGAGCAGCAGCAAGTTAACTTTAATTATAACCACGAAGAAAACGTATTTACACTTTTACGCGCACTGCGTTTAAGTGACGAAATTACACAAAAAGTTGAGCAACAATACTCACAAAAAGGAAACTAA
- the mltF gene encoding membrane-bound lytic murein transglycosylase MltF: MFKEKLIIIITLVMLLCACDMQEQPTQLAQIKEHNKIRVGTLASASNYYQAVQGEQGFEYELSQAFAEYLGVELEIVPFFNLSDMFERLESGDLDLIASGLTYNKTRAEQYRYGPTYRTISQKLVYKQGRVRPREFDDLDGNFTVIAKSSHSLTLQKMKKNNPDLTWIESEEFDEEELLQAVIDGEIDYTLADTHTLSLFRRYHPNLSIGFSVSHNDPIAWILNKSKDDSLYALLVPFFGDVKQSNQLYVLEEKYFGHVRQFNYVNTLAYIEAIKETLPTYQPWFEQYAGSLDWRLLAALSYQESMWNPRAKSPTGVRGIMMLTRSTAKQVGVTNRLEPEQNIRGGAKYLSKLIKRIPDRIPQPDRTWLALAGYNVGWGHVNDARIITEQQGASPDKWADVKKRLPLLIKKRYYRKTRYGYARGDVAVKYVDNIRRYYDALVWLDENNAIAAEPEPEPITELSTDTELKLNEKSEVKSEVKSKADEAQTEKQQPIIEPEQSSENNS; the protein is encoded by the coding sequence ATGTTCAAAGAAAAACTAATAATAATCATTACTTTAGTTATGCTGTTATGTGCATGCGATATGCAAGAGCAGCCAACTCAACTCGCCCAAATAAAAGAACACAATAAAATACGTGTGGGTACCCTTGCCAGTGCTAGTAATTATTATCAAGCTGTTCAAGGTGAGCAAGGCTTTGAATATGAGTTATCACAAGCCTTCGCTGAATATTTAGGTGTAGAGCTTGAAATAGTCCCTTTCTTTAACTTATCTGATATGTTTGAACGCCTTGAAAGCGGTGATTTAGACTTAATAGCGTCAGGACTTACCTATAATAAAACCCGTGCAGAGCAATACCGTTACGGACCAACTTACAGAACAATCAGCCAAAAGTTAGTTTATAAACAAGGGCGCGTTCGTCCTCGAGAATTTGACGATTTAGATGGCAACTTTACTGTTATAGCTAAAAGTAGCCACTCGCTTACTCTACAAAAAATGAAGAAGAACAATCCAGATCTCACTTGGATAGAAAGCGAAGAGTTTGATGAAGAAGAACTACTTCAAGCAGTTATTGATGGCGAGATAGATTACACACTCGCTGATACGCACACGCTATCGCTGTTTCGCCGTTATCACCCAAATTTAAGCATTGGTTTTTCAGTTAGCCATAACGACCCGATTGCATGGATACTTAATAAATCTAAAGACGACTCTTTATATGCGTTGCTGGTGCCATTTTTTGGTGACGTTAAGCAAAGTAACCAGCTCTATGTACTTGAAGAAAAATACTTTGGTCACGTACGCCAATTTAACTATGTAAATACCCTTGCTTATATCGAAGCAATTAAAGAAACCTTACCAACATACCAGCCATGGTTTGAACAATATGCAGGTAGCCTTGACTGGCGGTTATTAGCGGCACTAAGCTATCAAGAATCTATGTGGAATCCTCGCGCTAAATCACCAACAGGTGTGCGCGGCATCATGATGCTAACTCGCAGTACAGCCAAACAAGTAGGTGTTACTAACCGGTTAGAACCAGAGCAAAACATTCGTGGTGGCGCTAAATACTTAAGCAAGCTTATTAAACGTATTCCTGACCGTATCCCGCAACCCGACCGCACATGGCTTGCTTTGGCCGGATACAATGTAGGTTGGGGGCACGTTAACGACGCACGTATAATTACCGAACAGCAAGGCGCAAGTCCCGATAAGTGGGCTGATGTAAAAAAACGCCTACCGCTATTAATTAAAAAGCGCTATTACCGTAAAACTCGCTACGGTTATGCCCGAGGCGATGTAGCTGTTAAATATGTTGATAATATTCGTCGTTATTACGATGCACTTGTTTGGCTAGATGAAAATAATGCCATTGCTGCAGAGCCTGAGCCAGAACCAATTACAGAGCTGAGCACTGATACTGAGCTAAAGCTAAACGAAAAAAGTGAAGTGAAAAGTGAAGTAAAAAGTAAGGCAGATGAAGCTCAAACAGAAAAACAACAACCTATAATCGAGCCCGAGCAGTCGAGTGAAAACAATAGCTAA